The following proteins are encoded in a genomic region of Nitrospirota bacterium:
- a CDS encoding PCP reductase family protein, which yields MVKSGIEAFAQKQGYQVVTPKVIDESKNDQAGFEWTAGASQKLENIPGFIRPLAKKEIERMAMEKGVVQISEELIDEVKSKFGQFMSM from the coding sequence ATGGTCAAGAGTGGAATCGAGGCCTTTGCGCAAAAGCAGGGTTACCAGGTGGTTACGCCCAAAGTCATTGATGAATCCAAGAATGACCAGGCCGGTTTTGAATGGACGGCCGGAGCGAGTCAGAAACTTGAAAATATTCCCGGATTTATCAGACCGTTGGCGAAAAAAGAGATCGAGCGTATGGCGATGGAAAAAGGAGTTGTTCAAATATCGGAAGAATTGATTGACGAAGTCAAAAGTAAGTTTGGTCAATTCATGTCGATGTAA
- a CDS encoding DUF420 domain-containing protein has product MKSLFEKSGFISPYGTFGADLSYLLAIAFTFLFMLGWVKAKKGLGQSHHTLTLVGMVAMLGYFVIYYLARELGAVAFENKEGFGGGDFLYSWLFSPILTIHIWVVTIGIILAVYMILLGFRSSGMKEGKRVLREGVPSLTFKRFSFLTFGVSILLALILFSLRILFRPPSLGLFIAWFSLCVGGGLLLIALEGGISYLFPDGAKRHRALGTFTMILYLTALFTSSATYFMLYVFWPPIH; this is encoded by the coding sequence ATGAAAAGTTTATTTGAAAAGAGCGGGTTCATCTCACCCTACGGCACTTTCGGAGCAGATCTCAGTTATCTCCTGGCAATAGCCTTCACCTTCTTGTTCATGCTGGGATGGGTTAAAGCCAAGAAGGGCCTGGGACAGTCCCACCATACCCTGACGCTCGTCGGAATGGTTGCCATGCTCGGTTATTTCGTGATTTATTATCTCGCCCGGGAGTTGGGAGCTGTTGCGTTCGAAAATAAGGAAGGATTCGGAGGCGGAGATTTCCTTTATTCATGGCTATTTTCACCCATCCTGACGATCCACATTTGGGTGGTGACGATCGGAATCATCCTGGCAGTCTATATGATCCTTTTAGGATTCAGGTCATCCGGCATGAAGGAGGGGAAAAGAGTGCTTCGGGAAGGAGTGCCTTCGCTAACTTTCAAAAGATTTTCGTTCCTGACGTTTGGAGTCTCGATTCTGCTGGCGCTGATCCTGTTTTCGCTTCGGATCCTATTCAGGCCCCCGAGTCTCGGGTTATTTATTGCCTGGTTCTCGCTTTGCGTCGGAGGTGGATTGTTGCTGATCGCATTGGAGGGGGGCATCAGCTATCTTTTCCCCGATGGAGCCAAAAGGCATCGGGCGTTGGGAACATTTACCATGATCCTTTACCTGACCGCTCTATTTACGAGCAGTGCCACTTATTTTATGCTTTACGTATTTTGGCCTCCCATTCACTAG
- a CDS encoding cytochrome c, translating to MPIELILVEVFALFLFLAGNYFLKKVYGRGVSKFFQGVLLLIAAYIIFKYIIFPPIPAALLYTYMGLITLVVFLLLSTTDQSWNEFKDPIVKTLEGGSPRFKTIRMVTFVLVPVLAGYGSYNYMYPKYQEPIELRTVHPAPPASIQVHGSELILQKARSPFRVNEKGDYDEKVEDRYLKANPFDDKGVAYLKYVREGGEIFFQNCHFCHGDNLNGAGMFAFAFNPIPANFTDPGTLAQLQQTFVFWRVAKGGIGLPREGFPWASAMPPWEKHLTTDEIWKVIEFEYWHTGYYPRTWD from the coding sequence ATGCCCATAGAACTGATCTTGGTCGAAGTTTTCGCGTTATTTTTGTTTTTGGCAGGTAATTATTTTCTGAAAAAAGTATATGGAAGAGGGGTTTCCAAATTCTTCCAGGGTGTTTTACTTCTTATCGCCGCCTATATTATTTTCAAGTATATTATTTTCCCCCCGATCCCGGCGGCCCTTCTTTATACCTACATGGGATTGATTACGCTGGTGGTTTTCCTGCTGCTATCGACGACCGATCAGTCATGGAATGAATTTAAAGATCCCATTGTAAAGACTCTTGAAGGGGGCTCTCCCAGATTTAAGACCATTCGGATGGTCACCTTTGTCTTGGTTCCGGTTCTGGCAGGTTATGGCTCTTACAATTATATGTATCCAAAATATCAGGAACCGATTGAATTGAGAACGGTTCATCCGGCGCCACCCGCTTCGATTCAGGTACATGGTTCTGAGCTGATTTTGCAAAAGGCAAGGAGTCCTTTCCGGGTCAATGAAAAAGGGGATTATGATGAAAAAGTCGAAGATCGCTATCTGAAGGCAAATCCTTTCGATGATAAAGGGGTCGCCTATCTGAAATATGTGCGCGAAGGGGGCGAGATCTTTTTTCAAAATTGCCACTTTTGTCATGGGGACAATTTAAATGGCGCGGGGATGTTCGCATTCGCCTTTAATCCCATTCCGGCAAACTTTACGGATCCGGGGACGCTTGCCCAGCTCCAGCAGACTTTCGTTTTCTGGCGTGTTGCAAAAGGAGGAATTGGCCTTCCCCGAGAGGGATTCCCCTGGGCATCTGCCATGCCGCCCTGGGAAAAACATTTGACCACCGATGAAATCTGGAAAGTGATTGAATTTGAATATTGGCATACCGGTTATTATCCAAGAACCTGGGATTAA
- a CDS encoding EAL domain-containing protein, which yields MPNPEELDKKFRESETRFLAITSLIPDAIITINSQHQITFFSPGAEIIFGYKEREAVGQPLDILLPARFIESHANHIQDFENQHHNSLTMDSRKLTLIGRHKNGREFPAEISIVKWKRQGEIFFAALVRNITDRIRNEETIHRLAYYDTLSGLPSRIQFMERLQEIIRNVAGDKQQSLAILLLDLSRFQEINQSLGSGYGDSLIKSVAQRIRENIHENDFPARLGGDEFGIILKSDAEHAFSVATTLCEAMRKPFKIENFPLVAEASIGISLFPEHAMTPEGLIQKGEIALSESRRSGTDFSIYESKKDPFINSNRLGLLGELSHAIDSGQLFLLYQPKIDLRSGKIIGVESLIRWKHPKRGVILPSEFISPAENTDLIKSLTLFVIKEALNQFQTLFNLGKNLNIGVNISTRNLHDPVLPGQIVKMLIANKITPESLELEITENAIMEYSESAQNVVQLLQRAGIHLTIDEFGIGYSSLNILKKLPIRSLKIPRSFIKEISTGKEDLKIVRSIIDLAHSLELKVTAVGVEDKVTLLKLIELGCDSAQGHYMSPPIPIKEVFGMIFKPLEHWI from the coding sequence ATGCCGAATCCAGAAGAGCTCGATAAGAAATTTCGTGAAAGTGAAACCCGCTTTCTTGCCATTACCTCCCTGATTCCCGACGCCATTATAACCATCAATTCGCAGCATCAAATTACGTTTTTCAGTCCTGGCGCAGAAATAATCTTTGGATATAAAGAGCGTGAGGCCGTTGGTCAACCACTCGACATTCTTCTCCCTGCCCGATTTATCGAATCCCACGCAAATCACATTCAAGATTTTGAAAATCAACATCACAATTCTCTCACAATGGATTCACGCAAATTAACCCTCATCGGACGCCATAAGAATGGCCGCGAGTTTCCGGCCGAAATTTCTATTGTCAAATGGAAGCGTCAGGGTGAAATTTTTTTTGCAGCGCTTGTAAGAAATATTACCGATCGGATCCGGAACGAAGAAACCATCCATCGCCTGGCATACTATGACACCCTTTCCGGTCTCCCAAGCCGTATTCAATTTATGGAAAGACTTCAGGAGATAATCAGAAATGTCGCAGGGGACAAGCAGCAATCGCTTGCCATACTTCTCCTCGACCTTTCAAGATTTCAAGAAATCAATCAGTCTCTCGGTTCAGGTTACGGAGATTCTTTAATAAAAAGCGTTGCGCAACGGATCAGAGAGAATATTCATGAAAATGATTTCCCAGCAAGGCTGGGGGGGGATGAATTCGGAATTATTCTGAAATCGGATGCCGAGCATGCTTTTTCAGTTGCGACAACACTTTGCGAAGCCATGAGAAAACCATTTAAAATCGAAAACTTTCCGCTGGTTGCGGAAGCTTCCATTGGCATTTCTCTTTTTCCTGAGCACGCCATGACCCCGGAAGGACTTATTCAAAAGGGAGAAATTGCACTCTCCGAATCAAGGCGAAGCGGAACCGATTTCTCGATCTATGAATCGAAAAAAGATCCTTTCATCAATTCCAATCGCCTGGGTCTCCTGGGTGAACTCTCGCACGCGATTGACTCGGGTCAGCTCTTCCTCCTCTATCAACCCAAGATCGATCTGCGTTCCGGGAAGATTATCGGAGTGGAATCCCTGATCCGATGGAAGCACCCGAAGCGCGGGGTCATCCTTCCGTCGGAATTTATCTCTCCCGCTGAAAATACTGATTTAATCAAGAGTCTCACCCTCTTCGTCATCAAGGAAGCACTAAACCAGTTTCAGACCCTTTTCAATCTCGGAAAGAACCTCAATATCGGGGTCAATATTTCCACACGAAATCTTCACGATCCGGTCCTGCCAGGCCAAATTGTAAAAATGCTCATTGCGAACAAGATCACTCCCGAATCACTTGAACTTGAGATTACCGAAAATGCGATCATGGAATATTCGGAAAGTGCCCAAAATGTCGTCCAGCTTCTGCAACGAGCGGGTATCCACTTAACGATTGACGAGTTTGGAATCGGATATTCTTCACTCAACATCCTTAAGAAACTCCCTATTCGGTCGCTGAAAATCCCGCGCTCGTTTATCAAAGAGATCTCAACCGGAAAAGAAGACCTAAAAATCGTTCGATCGATTATCGACCTGGCCCATTCTCTTGAACTCAAAGTCACCGCAGTGGGCGTGGAGGACAAAGTAACACTCTTGAAACTGATTGAATTGGGGTGTGATTCGGCCCAGGGACATTATATGAGCCCTCCGATCCCGATTAAGGAGGTTTTTGGCATGATATTTAAACCTCTGGAACATTGGATCTAG
- a CDS encoding nitric oxide reductase, whose product MDKMTFALLLLAIAFTVLAIASKLKSGRSLVFTIGFYMLVTGAFASYANWLPQTRGEVPAPVDTSKLDVDAMPSDKLAEMGASIIFDDAKALKGAGKGQCPLCHGFFAGVVSERAPNLAGIPARAAERIKDPIYKTQVTSVKESCSGCGRATTAEEYIAESHSCPSCFVVPGYGVKGSNDKESPMPTIHKAPIELSIEEQIAVDTWLFVREGATPPTAKEIRSAYEKFIPEAERPKPGTDTAGGAPKPSGPVILTGADKPQDIIMKMGCIACHKIPTTAARFGTVGPLLMEGTNAKKRIASPEYKARVAAGQAHAMSPKEYVMESIVNPNAFIVPTFGQGPKKDESPMPKEFSKKMTYEAISNLADFLLSIDESVAKKDGLLP is encoded by the coding sequence GTGGATAAGATGACTTTTGCGTTGTTACTTCTTGCAATCGCGTTTACCGTTCTGGCCATTGCATCCAAGTTAAAGTCCGGCAGATCCTTGGTTTTTACAATCGGATTCTATATGCTGGTCACGGGAGCCTTTGCGAGCTATGCCAATTGGTTGCCCCAAACCAGAGGAGAAGTACCAGCCCCGGTTGATACATCAAAACTGGATGTCGACGCGATGCCTTCCGATAAACTTGCGGAAATGGGGGCGTCAATCATTTTTGATGACGCCAAAGCCTTAAAAGGAGCGGGTAAGGGGCAATGTCCCCTCTGTCATGGATTCTTTGCCGGCGTAGTGAGTGAAAGAGCGCCTAATCTGGCGGGAATTCCGGCCCGAGCCGCTGAAAGAATTAAAGATCCAATCTATAAGACTCAAGTCACTAGCGTCAAAGAGTCTTGTTCGGGCTGCGGAAGAGCTACAACCGCGGAGGAGTATATTGCCGAATCCCACTCCTGTCCCTCCTGTTTTGTGGTTCCAGGCTATGGCGTAAAAGGATCGAATGATAAAGAAAGTCCGATGCCGACAATCCATAAGGCCCCGATTGAGCTTTCTATTGAGGAGCAGATCGCCGTCGATACCTGGTTATTTGTCCGGGAAGGCGCCACACCCCCCACAGCGAAAGAGATAAGATCCGCCTATGAAAAGTTTATTCCGGAAGCGGAAAGACCTAAACCCGGTACAGATACAGCGGGTGGAGCTCCTAAACCGTCTGGCCCTGTTATTTTGACCGGCGCTGATAAACCGCAAGATATTATTATGAAGATGGGCTGTATTGCGTGCCACAAGATTCCAACCACCGCAGCCCGTTTTGGTACGGTTGGCCCTCTCCTGATGGAGGGAACCAATGCAAAGAAACGAATTGCTTCGCCGGAATATAAGGCAAGAGTTGCGGCAGGACAAGCGCATGCTATGAGCCCCAAGGAATATGTCATGGAGTCGATCGTTAATCCGAACGCTTTCATTGTTCCCACGTTTGGACAGGGACCTAAAAAGGATGAATCCCCGATGCCAAAAGAATTTTCAAAAAAAATGACCTATGAGGCAATTTCAAACCTGGCTGATTTCCTGTTATCTATTGACGAATCGGTCGCTAAAAAAGATGGGTTGCTCCCGTAA
- a CDS encoding PCP reductase family protein encodes MNWTPDALKKIEQAPFFLRGMVKKLAEKKAETEGIAEITPEHLSRWKNEGMAGVEIPAQPGGIFWTKKAKEMLDTVPEFMRPMTQRIAEEIAREGGHLEVNSELFSKIEGLGLKNDAAPSKLNWTVGATQLLRKKLQETPPMAMDFVTQMLKEDAEEIALSKGFKEITEESLHLIWSETEKEMKWSPEAWKRLQTSPDFVRSGIKKAAERRARRAKADEITSEMLTRFRNEAMMKAVIRIRQFGYQTLTFDAFEDALAKTRRLQGNPEAATRLGEIKEYMDQRGEVGLLDREMMEKMKKYLQGDEKKLL; translated from the coding sequence ATGAACTGGACACCGGACGCACTAAAAAAAATCGAGCAGGCGCCATTCTTTCTGAGAGGGATGGTGAAGAAGCTGGCCGAAAAGAAAGCGGAAACGGAGGGTATAGCCGAGATTACGCCGGAGCACCTATCCCGTTGGAAGAATGAAGGGATGGCGGGCGTCGAAATTCCGGCCCAGCCCGGTGGAATATTCTGGACCAAGAAGGCAAAAGAAATGCTCGATACTGTCCCCGAATTTATGCGTCCGATGACCCAGCGAATCGCTGAAGAGATCGCAAGAGAAGGGGGACATCTCGAAGTCAACTCCGAACTCTTTTCAAAGATAGAAGGTCTTGGGTTAAAAAATGACGCTGCTCCTTCAAAGCTGAACTGGACAGTGGGGGCCACGCAACTTCTTCGAAAGAAATTGCAGGAAACGCCTCCCATGGCGATGGATTTTGTCACCCAGATGCTGAAAGAGGACGCGGAAGAGATTGCGCTATCCAAAGGATTCAAAGAGATTACCGAGGAATCGCTTCATCTGATCTGGAGCGAAACGGAAAAAGAGATGAAATGGTCGCCTGAGGCCTGGAAGCGCCTTCAGACCTCTCCCGATTTTGTCCGCTCCGGGATTAAAAAGGCAGCGGAAAGGCGCGCCCGGAGAGCAAAAGCCGATGAAATTACTTCTGAAATGTTGACCCGATTTCGAAATGAAGCCATGATGAAAGCCGTCATACGGATCCGTCAATTTGGATACCAAACCCTTACGTTTGATGCGTTTGAAGATGCTCTGGCCAAAACGAGGAGATTGCAAGGCAATCCTGAAGCCGCAACCCGGCTGGGAGAGATTAAAGAATATATGGATCAGAGGGGAGAAGTCGGGCTCCTTGATCGCGAAATGATGGAAAAGATGAAGAAATATCTGCAAGGGGATGAAAAAAAACTCTTATAA
- a CDS encoding P-loop NTPase: MEETKSLKSILNKLQYPDDAQVMKQLIDQSLTVKTRMGRIRRKILVLSGKGGVGKSMTTVNMALAFARIGLKVGILDVDLNGPCVPKMLGMSDEKFTLTPEGALPPIGPYGMKVASMEFFLKKDTPLQWKGAMDLSPIWLGMVEMNVIREFLGDIIWGDLDILLVDLPPGAAADKPPAIVGYIPELDGAIVVTTPSEVTGDVVKRSIIYSRDVGIKVLGIIENMSGFLCPDCHTESELFEGNSDQLCQDLKVQLLGKIPFSRKMSRACDQGKPLNDESEPTVQKFNEIALKLAAQLKFKMAVQ; this comes from the coding sequence ATGGAAGAGACGAAAAGCCTGAAAAGCATCCTCAATAAGCTCCAATATCCTGATGATGCTCAGGTGATGAAACAGTTGATAGACCAATCCCTGACTGTTAAAACCCGGATGGGAAGAATCCGGAGGAAAATCCTTGTCCTCAGCGGAAAAGGGGGCGTCGGCAAGAGCATGACCACCGTGAATATGGCCCTGGCATTTGCCCGGATTGGATTGAAGGTTGGAATACTTGACGTCGATTTAAATGGTCCCTGTGTTCCGAAAATGCTCGGAATGAGCGATGAAAAATTTACATTGACACCGGAAGGAGCGCTACCTCCGATTGGACCCTATGGGATGAAAGTGGCTTCGATGGAGTTTTTTTTGAAAAAGGATACTCCTTTGCAGTGGAAGGGCGCGATGGATCTTTCTCCGATCTGGCTCGGAATGGTTGAAATGAATGTCATCCGGGAATTTTTAGGTGATATTATCTGGGGAGATCTCGATATTCTACTGGTCGATCTTCCTCCCGGCGCAGCGGCGGACAAGCCGCCGGCAATTGTCGGGTATATTCCGGAACTTGACGGTGCGATTGTCGTAACCACTCCCTCAGAGGTCACCGGGGATGTGGTGAAGAGGTCCATTATTTATTCCAGGGACGTCGGAATCAAAGTGCTCGGTATCATCGAAAACATGAGCGGCTTTTTGTGTCCGGATTGCCATACCGAAAGCGAACTATTCGAAGGGAATTCCGATCAGCTCTGTCAGGACTTGAAGGTTCAGCTTCTGGGGAAGATACCTTTTAGTCGTAAAATGAGTCGTGCTTGCGATCAGGGCAAACCTTTGAATGACGAATCTGAACCGACAGTGCAAAAGTTTAATGAAATTGCTCTGAAACTTGCCGCTCAGCTAAAATTTAAGATGGCAGTTCAATAA
- a CDS encoding c-type cytochrome — MNKVNGSRNKNKFFFLILAGVFFAASFLLIAVSSADDKGKDAGKPTAAAAQSGRPDKASPEDLEAGKAIYFKKCVWCHGPQGAGDGPAADRLWPRPRNFNAGTFKIRHTGSGELPTEQDLFLTVTHGLPGSAMPPWGGILSDTQRLQVVRFVRTELVKDRNFLDKDTEEFHVIDFGKQISTSADSLAKGKEVFMTKGKCVECHGNEGRGDGNKTQKDEWGFPIFPADLHKCWNFRGNREDPYNPKNIFREVSTGLNGTPMPSFADALSIEERWNVANFVISLCPKKNIDRNTNKPAIDFVVKSSFTQGEISGDLNSNAWADTEATWVGLAGQITEKPRNFVRLVDEVWVRSLYNDKEVAYLLEWDDRNKSVGPAEAGNYELQPADVKEVPPAGEPVAVKGGDGWTVFNDSVGIQFPQKWEALNSPEKPRFIFGDEKNPADIWKWDASGGVAEYTGKGIASPLTRREAQDVKAIASDYSNGRWRVILKRSRETGDKDNDVQFSTGKFIPTSFYAWDGNNGDKGAKTAISTWYYTILKPPVPSKVYSVPVVVVIVVIGIEFWLRRKFGKK; from the coding sequence ATGAATAAAGTGAATGGCTCTCGAAATAAAAACAAGTTCTTCTTTTTGATCCTTGCAGGGGTCTTCTTTGCAGCGTCTTTTTTGCTGATCGCGGTCAGTTCAGCCGATGACAAAGGGAAGGATGCCGGTAAACCGACTGCTGCCGCTGCCCAATCCGGACGTCCTGATAAGGCCAGTCCCGAAGATTTGGAAGCCGGAAAAGCGATCTATTTCAAGAAATGTGTCTGGTGTCACGGTCCCCAGGGCGCTGGCGACGGTCCGGCTGCGGATCGGCTTTGGCCTCGTCCGAGAAATTTCAACGCTGGAACCTTCAAAATTCGACATACGGGGTCAGGGGAGTTACCCACCGAACAGGATCTTTTTCTAACGGTAACCCACGGTCTTCCCGGATCAGCGATGCCACCCTGGGGAGGTATTCTGTCTGATACCCAGAGATTGCAGGTGGTCCGGTTTGTCAGAACGGAATTGGTGAAAGATCGGAATTTTCTCGATAAAGATACCGAAGAGTTCCATGTGATTGATTTTGGAAAGCAGATCTCGACTTCTGCGGATAGTCTCGCAAAAGGAAAAGAAGTTTTCATGACCAAGGGGAAATGCGTCGAGTGCCATGGTAACGAAGGGCGCGGAGATGGCAATAAAACCCAGAAAGATGAATGGGGATTTCCGATCTTCCCCGCTGATCTCCACAAATGCTGGAATTTCAGAGGTAATCGTGAAGACCCTTATAATCCCAAGAATATTTTCAGAGAAGTTTCAACCGGTTTGAACGGGACACCGATGCCGAGTTTCGCTGACGCCTTGAGTATTGAGGAGCGGTGGAATGTCGCCAATTTTGTGATCTCGCTCTGTCCGAAGAAAAATATTGACAGGAATACCAATAAACCGGCCATTGACTTTGTCGTGAAATCCAGCTTTACGCAAGGGGAAATTTCGGGTGATTTGAACAGCAACGCGTGGGCTGATACAGAAGCCACCTGGGTGGGACTTGCAGGTCAGATTACCGAGAAGCCGAGGAATTTTGTCCGGTTAGTGGACGAAGTCTGGGTCAGATCTCTTTATAACGATAAAGAAGTCGCTTATCTTCTGGAATGGGATGATCGAAACAAGAGTGTCGGACCTGCGGAAGCCGGGAATTATGAGTTGCAACCGGCAGATGTCAAGGAAGTGCCACCTGCGGGAGAACCTGTTGCCGTTAAGGGTGGCGACGGCTGGACGGTATTTAATGATTCTGTCGGTATACAGTTTCCTCAAAAATGGGAAGCGTTAAATAGTCCGGAAAAACCGAGGTTCATTTTTGGAGATGAAAAAAATCCAGCGGATATCTGGAAATGGGATGCCAGTGGCGGTGTCGCCGAGTATACAGGAAAAGGGATAGCGAGTCCATTAACCCGTCGAGAGGCCCAGGATGTCAAAGCGATCGCCTCGGACTACTCAAATGGACGATGGCGCGTTATTTTGAAAAGAAGCCGCGAAACCGGGGACAAAGACAATGACGTTCAATTTAGCACGGGCAAGTTTATCCCGACTTCGTTTTATGCCTGGGATGGCAACAATGGCGATAAAGGAGCCAAAACAGCCATTTCCACCTGGTATTATACGATTCTGAAACCACCGGTACCTTCAAAAGTCTATTCGGTTCCCGTGGTGGTTGTCATCGTCGTCATTGGAATTGAATTCTGGTTGAGACGAAAATTCGGTAAAAAATAG
- a CDS encoding iron-containing redox enzyme family protein yields the protein MIPFIQHLQREIEEHDAVHHPFLKKFSTLPLTLDQIRIFGLQHYQLVKIFVNYMTNLQPRIPDSSAAALFRHVYDDEFGQHTIFRSHPALYRNFLKSLGLEDNAWGRVIRLSEVESFVETHMELTRDDDFRIALGAIGPGHEFSIPTMFSYLVKGIEKNTSLKAEDYEYFTCHMVQDVHHAEIFNELISHFDTAEDQQLIRSGAMKSLEARKLFWDGLEKAIFSPVLI from the coding sequence ATGATTCCGTTTATTCAGCATCTGCAGAGGGAAATTGAAGAACACGATGCGGTGCATCATCCGTTTCTCAAGAAATTTTCGACTCTCCCCCTCACGCTTGATCAGATCAGAATATTTGGTCTTCAGCATTATCAGCTTGTTAAAATCTTTGTCAATTATATGACGAATCTTCAGCCGAGAATTCCCGATTCTTCAGCGGCGGCCCTTTTTCGACATGTATACGACGATGAATTTGGGCAACACACCATTTTCAGGAGTCACCCGGCTCTCTATCGGAATTTTCTCAAATCTCTTGGGCTTGAGGATAACGCCTGGGGAAGGGTGATCCGACTTTCGGAGGTGGAAAGCTTTGTGGAAACGCATATGGAATTGACGCGGGACGATGATTTTCGAATTGCCCTCGGAGCGATTGGTCCTGGACATGAATTTTCCATCCCGACCATGTTTTCCTATCTGGTGAAAGGGATAGAAAAGAACACCAGCCTCAAGGCAGAAGATTATGAATATTTTACCTGTCATATGGTTCAGGATGTCCATCATGCCGAAATATTCAATGAGCTGATCTCGCATTTTGATACCGCGGAAGACCAGCAGTTGATCCGTTCCGGCGCGATGAAATCGCTTGAAGCCCGCAAGCTTTTCTGGGATGGTCTGGAAAAAGCAATCTTTTCGCCCGTATTGATTTAG
- a CDS encoding redoxin domain-containing protein translates to MFERIPNARALFYLLIVMIVVGLAPLLLVQIGGESVKQKIGPEVQGIDEWLNTSSPMAVSREKGKVVIVDFWTYSCINCIRTIPYLNDWYDKYHDRGLVIIGIHTPEFTFEKEVERVKEAVSFLKIKYAVGLDNQKKTWDAFGNHYWPHKYFFGPDGTLRYEVVGEGRYDESEDKIQELLTETGVEFKKDHLNRMAGEEVQFQKIKTPEIFFGTFHGGFIGNPLGILSGSGRPYQFPPQFEENAFYLSGSWNIQDQFALYTGRERGEVRLIYDAKSVNWVAGTNQNGIWVEVMLDRHYLNSEEAGEDIVIDSEGRSKVFVSQKKLYRIIRHQGGYGKHLLSLILFEPGVESYSFTFG, encoded by the coding sequence GTGTTTGAAAGAATCCCAAATGCCAGAGCCCTCTTTTATCTTCTGATTGTCATGATTGTCGTGGGACTTGCACCTCTCCTCCTGGTTCAAATAGGTGGGGAATCGGTAAAACAGAAGATCGGGCCGGAAGTTCAGGGCATTGACGAGTGGTTGAACACCTCCTCTCCGATGGCCGTCTCCCGGGAAAAAGGAAAAGTCGTTATTGTTGATTTTTGGACCTACAGTTGCATTAATTGTATCCGGACCATTCCATATCTGAATGACTGGTATGACAAATATCATGATCGGGGTCTTGTCATTATCGGCATTCATACTCCCGAATTTACATTTGAAAAAGAGGTTGAAAGAGTGAAAGAAGCGGTCTCTTTCCTCAAAATAAAATATGCGGTGGGTCTCGACAACCAGAAAAAGACCTGGGATGCTTTTGGAAATCATTATTGGCCGCACAAATATTTTTTTGGCCCGGATGGCACGCTTCGATATGAAGTGGTCGGCGAAGGACGGTATGACGAATCGGAGGATAAGATACAGGAGCTTCTTACTGAAACCGGGGTCGAATTCAAAAAAGATCACTTAAACCGGATGGCCGGAGAAGAGGTCCAGTTTCAGAAAATCAAAACCCCCGAAATCTTTTTTGGCACATTTCATGGCGGTTTCATTGGAAATCCGCTCGGGATTCTTTCAGGTTCGGGACGACCCTATCAATTTCCCCCGCAATTTGAAGAAAATGCGTTCTATTTGTCCGGCTCCTGGAATATCCAGGACCAATTTGCGCTTTACACAGGGCGAGAGCGAGGGGAAGTCCGCCTAATTTATGATGCCAAGAGCGTCAATTGGGTAGCAGGGACAAATCAAAACGGGATCTGGGTGGAAGTCATGCTAGACCGCCACTACTTAAATTCTGAAGAGGCCGGGGAGGATATCGTGATCGACTCGGAGGGGAGGAGCAAAGTCTTTGTTTCGCAAAAAAAACTCTATCGGATTATTCGCCACCAGGGCGGGTATGGCAAGCATCTTCTATCGTTAATCCTTTTTGAACCAGGAGTAGAAAGTTATTCTTTTACATTTGGATAA